Genomic DNA from Mauremys mutica isolate MM-2020 ecotype Southern chromosome 13, ASM2049712v1, whole genome shotgun sequence:
TTCCACCACTTATTCCTATCATCCTATACATCTTCCCCTCCAACATGACTCCTTCCACTGATGTAACAGAGAGACATAAGACATTTTCAAACGTATCCAGTGATTTTCAGTACCTCAGTTTTGGGGTGCTCTTCTTAAGACACCTTAAAAGAGCCTGATATTCAGAAGGTTGATGATAAATTGGGCACCCCAAAATCGAAGGCATCTGAAACTAGTTAGAGAATGTAGAACATAGTATCTTATAGAAGAATGACAGCTCTGTTATAGTTAAGATTGACAGTTAACAGCTTTAACACATGATTTTTCTAAGTGTTTTAATACCTACATGCTTACAGGGATTGTCTTTAAAATTGCTGAACCTCAAAGAGTCCCAGTGTAGGGTTAGTGGTCAAAATGTGGGGTTGTTAGAGCAAGGGATGAGATGAcatgagattaataagactgggacttttcagcttggaaaagagacgaccaaggggggatatgatagaggtccataaaatcatgacaggtgtggagaaagtaaataaggaagtgttatttactcctcatagcacaagaactaggggtcatcacatacaatggaactctttgccagaggatgttgtgaaggccaagactataacagaattcagaaaagagctagataaattcatggaggataggtccatcaatggctattagccaggatgtgcacGGATGGTGTCGCTATCCTCTGttcaccagaagctgggaatgggcaacagaggatggatcacttggtgattgtctattctgttcattccctctgaaatatctggcgttggccactgtcggaagacagaatactgagttagattctcatagactcatagactttaaggtcagaagggaccactatgatcatctagtccaggcctgcacaacatacggcccgcggagcctcactgtgcggccagcggagcctcactgtgcggcccgcgggggggattctaaatcccccacacacggcgctctgcgggcagtccagagccctttaaatcccagccgcggctgggagtcagagggctctgggctgccggcagccgcggggagcccagagccttttaaatcccagccgcggctgggaatcagagggctcagggctccccgcggctgccggcagcccagagccctttgaatcccagcccgcagccgctgattgccccctccccggacccctgccccaactgccccccaggacccccaccccttatctaagcaccactggtccttgtcccctgatacccctctcccaaCACCCcacccctatctaaatgccgctgctccttgtcccccgattacccccgcccgagacccctgcccctaactgccccttgggaccccagcccctatctaagcctcccttctccttgtccccaactgccccctcctgagacccccccaacttcccctcaggaccccaccccctacctgtcccctgataaacctctggtactcccacgcctatccaattgctgcctgtcccctgactgcccctccgaacatttgccccattcaacccccccgctccctgtcccttgactgccccccagaatcccctaccccttctccaacccccaaaccgcttactgtgccactcagaccagtgtgtctggctccgtgcagctccggacagttgctgccatgctcccccgtggagcccacggccctctcccacccccagcacctgccttccagatttgaacacctcaaaattcaggagttcaagttcggtttgggcagcttttacttcatttctcccaaatcaaatatactgatccactgtaacttgctgtagaaaaagtaggataaaattgagcaagaaatgcttattaggactggaattgctattttcaacagccactgcctttttgtttgtttgaaaggaagacagtgatattgcattggcaaattccccatagaaagaaagagtggaacaaaagaataataaaggcacctcaacttttcctcatttatggaggacagtcttataatatgcatccagatatcctccaatcacacaagctgaaaattgttccactttactgcagctctgtaaacatatgggaaccaatcctgtctgtgttttgtgcacatccaaaattcctgctgaatgacccgccctgggagcgagttaccagtgacccagggctggggtggcaggagggtggagggagggcactggtggggaggaaaggggggagcccaggactggggcagtagggggtacaggggggagcccagggctgggacagggggcagccaaatttttttttgcgtggggcagcaaaaaacctagagccggccctgccgggatcccccagctgccggagccccgggccctttaatttgaccctaagggctcccagccacctctttagctgggagcccctggttgatttaaaataaagtatcacctccccacccgcaaccttcctttttggccctcagctgttttggtggggcggcgctggggaaggagggtttgtttccgcagggctgggcagccctggggtggggtttttcctcgggctgggaggtttcggccctcagctgttttctttggaggaatgtggctctcgccgctttacgagttgtgcagacctgatctagtctgacctcctgcacaatgcaggccacagaatctcacccatccactcctgtagcaaacccttagcctatgtctgagttattgaagtcctcaaattgtagtttgaatacctcaaggtgcagagaatcctccagcaagtgacctgtgccccatgctgcagaggaaggcaaaaagccccagggcctctgccaatctgccctggaagaaaattccttcccgaccccaaatatggcgatcagttaaaccctgagcatgtgggcaagactcaccagccagcacctagGAAAgatttctctgtagtaactcagatcccaccccatctaacatcccatcacagaccactgggcatacttacctgctgataatcaaagatcaattgctaaattaattgccaaaattacgctagcccatcataccatcccctccataaacttatcaagcgtAGTCTTAAatccagatatgtcttttgccccccctactccccttggaaggctgttccagaacttcactcctctactggttagaaatcttcatctaatttcaagtctaaacttcctagtgtccagtttatatcaatttgttcttgtgtccacattggtactaagcttaaataattgctctccctccctgatatctatccctctgatatatttataaagagcaatcatatctcccctcagccttcttttggttaggctaaacaagccaagctctttgagtctcgtTTCATAAgatccattcctcggatcatcctagtagcccttctctgtaactGGAACtggaattcatccttcttaaacatgggagaccagaactgcacacaatattccagatgaggtctcaccagtgtcttgtataacggtactaacacctccttatctttgctggaaatacctcgcctgatgaatcctaaaactgcattagcttttttaacagccatatcacattggcggctcatagtcatcctgtgatcaaccaatactccgaggtccttctcctcctctgttacttccaactgatgtgtccccaatttataactaaaattattgttgttaatccctaaatgcatgaccttgcacttttcactattaaatttcatcctattactattactccagtttacaaggtcatccagatcttcctgtatgatatcccggtccttctctgtttTAGCAATAccacccagctttgtgtcatccgcaaactttattagcacattcccactttttgtgccaaggtcagtaataaagagattaaataagactggtcccaaaactgatccctgaggaactccactagtaacctccttccagcctgacagttcaactttcagtacgacccgttgtagtctcccttttaactagttccttatccacctttcaattttcatattgatccccatgttttccaatttaactaataattccccatgtggaactgtatcaaatgccttactgaaatcaaggtaaattagatccactgtgtttcctttgtctaaaaaatctgttaccttctcaaagaaggagatcaggttggtttggcatgatctaccttttgtaaaaccatgttgtattttgtcccaattagcATTGACCTCAATgcccttaactactttctccttcaaaattttttccaaaaccttacatactacagatgtcaaactaacaggcctatagttacttggatcactttttttccctttcttaaaaataggaactatgttagcaattctccagtcatacgatacaacccctgagtttactgattcattaaaaattcttgctaatgggcttcaatttcatgtgccagttcctttaatattcttggatgaaaattatctgggccctccgatttcgtCCCCTTAAGCTGTTTgaatttggcttctaccttggatgtggtaatatctacctccatatcctcattcccatttgtcatcctaccattatccctaagcgcctcattagcctcattaaagactgaggcaaagtatttgtttagatattgggccatgcctagattatctttaacctccattccatcctctgtgtttagttttcccacttcttctttctttgttttcttcttatttatatagctatagaaccttttactattggttttaattccctttgcaaggtccaactctacatggcttttggcctttctcactttatgcctacatgttctgacctcaataaggtagctttccttgttaatccctcccatcttccactccttgtaggctttctgcttttacttaatcacctctctgagatgcttgctcatccagcttggtctacaactcctgcctatgatttttttcccctttcttgggatgcaggcttctgatagtttctgcagctttgacttgaagtaattctaggcctcctctgcctttagatccacaagttcttcagtccaatccacttccctaactaatttccttaattctttaaagttagcccttttgaaatcaaaaaccctagtcccagatctatttttgtttatccttccatctagtttgaactgaattagctcatgatcactcaaaccaaggttgtcctctaCAACGATTTCTTCTATgaagtcctcactactcaccaaaaccaaatctaaaatggcatcccctcttgttggatcttcaactacttggtgaagaaatccatcagttatcacatccagaaaaatctgagccctattattactactagcacttgtcctccagtctatatctgggaagttaaagtctcccataatcacacaattcccattagtatttatttcattaaaaacattaaagaggtctctatccatatccaaatcagatcacggcggtctgtagcacaccccaagcactatctcaggggaggatctagtagctttctttcccaatgtgatttttgccctgacagactctgtcttatctattccatcacttcttatttatttacagttaacctcatcattgatatataatgctactccaccacctttgcgtttatttctgtctttcctaaacagcacatagccttcaatagctgtactccagtcatgactactgttccaccatgtttctgttatccctataatatccagtttcacttcctgcaccagtagcgctagttcctccattttgttacctaggctccttgcattagtgtacagacatcttaatttttgccgtttggcttcactaaCATTCTTTACCTGGTTAGGCACAAagattctaccaccagtatcaccaattaaactggtatctacactactcTTCCTCCTTAAGTCTATTCTTCTGCCCACGgttgtatcctctcttactttgttttctttcctttcaaTGTTAAATTCTgttgtggagattacctggacatctcccaaccatctcccccaaattcctagtttaaagctctcttaatcagttgtgccagcctccatcctagaagtctatttccctccttattcaagtgaagtccatcccgagagaacagtcctctgtccatgaatgcttcccagtggccgtacatcccaaagccctccttatagcaccactgcctgagccatctgttgatcgccataatcttgtcacacctttgttgcccttctctaggaacaggcagaatcccactgaagatcacctgagcctcgatttccttaagtatCTTCCCCAGTCTgacatagtctcccttgatacattccagtgagaatctagccgtatcattcgttcccacatgaaggacaatcagcggattcatTCCCACTcctgttaggatccttttcagcctcaggtccacatcctgtatcttagcactcggcagacagcacacccttctgttctccggatcagctcatTTGATGATtgtctattctgttcattccctctgaaatatctggcgttggccactgtcggaagacagaatactgggttagatggacctttggtctgacccagtatggctgttcttatgtttcttATGAGATGAAAGCCCCTGGAAAGTCATGAGATGGAATATTTTTTCTCGATTCTTCCAATATTTGTTCCCACACCTGGTGATCAAATCTTTGATACACTAtctttgtatttcctggttttcagagtttTAAGTTTAGCCACTTTCCATATTCTGGAAGGGCAAGAGGCAACACTAAGAAACCTTAACTGTGTGTTAATGAAGTTTTTGgcatttaataaataaaactgaGGGAAAAGAGTTGTGAGTAAATAAATAGAGCCACACCCTAGGCTGGTGTAAAATGGTGTCACTATATTGcagtccagggctgcccagaagattcagggggcaaagcaatttcaggggcctcttccataaaaaaaattgccccacttcctcccccccccacccacaggcggccctgggaaatataaaccttccgcatttcggcacaaacccagttttgagaaaacttctttacaaggtatcacaggttctcagcatcagctagtgctaaaaggcactaaagctcattaaaaagattggacaaatattttctgtcaaaactttttttggatcgaaaactaaaggtttttaaaaagcagaaaaaaatcacagacaatgtctgcttttcttcaaaatttgttgtgttttttttaattgaaaagctgaaattagtctgccaaaacctgaagatggtttggggtttcagaagtgtgtggccaaatatttgctgcttcctgcatttgattgtttaaagaaacaataacacattctgcttaaaaaaaaaatccaaaacttttgaaccacctcagcttgtgaccaaacgcctgatcccatccagtcagagatttttccaggtttctgatactctgctggcttccttgactcatatctgtctccataactttgggttcatttagattagaacataagaacagccatattgggtcaaaccaaaggtccatccagcccagtatcctgtctaccaacagtagccaataccaagtgccccagagggagtgaacctaacaggtaatgatcaagtgatctcaccccggccatccatctccaccctctgacaaacagaggctagggacaccattgcttacccatcctggctaatagccattaatggacttaatctccatgcatttatctggcTCCAtgggggtccctcacaaactggagacgattactgtgggtttgtctttagtatagcttatgtacatactccacaaactgagcatttgagcttgttccagaatctgggatgagcctatgttgcgaaaactgacatgctcaaaatagcacatgcatgtgaatggacacagggtgctaaaattaaattaacccaggggttctcaaactgggggttgggacccctcagggggtcacaaggttattactgggggttgcgagatgtcagcctccacctcaaaccctgctttgcctccagcatttataatagtgctaaatacattaaaaagttttTTCAGTTTATAAGGGTGGGGGGGTCAtgctcagaggtttgctatgtgaaaggggtcatcaggacaaaagtttgagaactactgaattaacccctctgaagcctcagggaatgggggggggggctctcccttagtagggttgggaaggaggtaggtggtgtaggacaTTGCTCTTCTTATGTGATAACTCCctcagtggctaattttaaatgaagctacccttcCCTGACATGAATCTtgctatggcactgaaattaaatatagactatactttggcatttgagaagcaaaagggatggtagccctaatggaaaagctaacagcttggctcttctacaagcctcaaactgctgaatgagctttaggttagggaaggctgtgcttcccaaacagcctggccctgccccctatgtgacccccacccacttcctgcccccaactgcccacccccatcagaatccccaacccatcctgctccttgtcccctcactgtcccccagagaTCGCCCACAACCACCACCCGGGacaccacccctgctccctgtcccctgactgccccaacccctatccaccccctctctgagtcctgacagatccccagaacgcccacaatccaactcCCCGATTCCCtttcccctgaccgccccccccaaccgctgccccctccctgtcccctgactgtccccgggactccttgccccttatccaacccccccccggcctggccccttacccccagctcccccctcacctggagcctcagcgtgtcgtatccaggagcatccctgaacagcggtgcagcactaaccctaaccctaaccctaaccccctggagctcgcagccccgcccccttaccacacggctctgagcagggcggagctcaggccccgccggagccacgctgcaccaCTGTTCATGGATGCTCCCGGATAcgatgcgctgaggctctgggagaggggcagaggccgGGGCGGGAGCCTCACccattctcttgggggcccctgcagagcccaggcctggggcaaattgccccacttccccccgctCCCCACGGGTGTACCTGGGTTTTACTCATCCCTTCATAGCATGTTGGGGAAATGAGGTCAGCAATGACTCAGCAGATGACTTAATAGGTGACAAACATCCATTAAGTTTGACTCCAATGCCTCACTTTACATTTTGGAATCTTTGTGCTGAAGAAACTGATGGGGTTGACTTATTCATTTGGAGGCATTTTGTTgtttcttcccccgcccccacatgtatatattttaatataaacactgatttctgtctgtgtgacaagaaacaggggaggggtgaagggaaagcACTCTAACATCTATGCCTCCATTTCCTATTCCTTATTTCCTCCAAATTCCTGTCTCTGACCTTAGCACAATCtcactcctcacccctcccatggggtacaaaaTGGGTGGGACTGTAGGTGTGCATTtcaggtatatttgggcctgctaagaaggaggaggtgggaatggggacacaggcaaggctctgtggtttcagagctgggaacagaacactgggaaacagactctgcCGGCGTGTAGAGCTATGGATAGGtttgcttggaactaaccccaataaacatcgcattgcctgcacttcggacttctggtcttctgctttctgtctgcgtgacaagaaccagagGAGGGATGAAGGGAAAGCCTTCTAACACTCCTATCTTCCCCCAGGTCATAAGTCAAACTGGGGCTTAGGTGTCTGGCCACACAGAGTGAGTTAACAGTGCACATGCTCAgaccaaacaaaataaattaattaattactgAAATAATTTAACAATCATAAAGTTCCCAGGGTGTTTTCAGTACAAAGTACATGAGATATATGCTACTAAACTTTCACAGCAATGGTTCATGAGTCTAGAATGATCTCACAAGATCAGAGTCATGGATGGAATGATGCCTTTCTTGTGGATATGGTGGTTGGGAATATTTTAAGCCCTTAGATTGGGTGAGTGGGATTATTGTAATAAATCAATGTCTTTGGTGAGTGGGAATGGCCAGGTACACTGCCATAATGGATGGGAATGTCTTTGGTTGGTATCTATGGTAAATGGGAATGCACCAGATTTGGGGCTGAGGTAACTGAAGAAAAAGTCAAGTTCCCTCCATCCCTACTGTGAATCCTGGTGCTCAATCAGCTGCCAAATAATTTAGGGAGACTTTTGTTTTTGGCAACACATTGTTGCATTCACAGAAAGAACTGGCTCCCTCTTCATGGCTATTTCCTACTCCTTCCCATGGCTTTCTTGAAGGCGGCTTGCACATCCTTGTTCCTGAGGCTGTAGATCATTGGGTTCAGCATGGGTGTGACCACAGTGTAAAACACAGAGACCACTTTTCCAATGTCCATGGAGTAGCTAGAGGAGGGGCGGAGGTAGGTGAAGAAACCTGGGCCATAGAACAGTAGGACGGTGAGGAGGTGGGAAGCACAAGTTGAGAAGGTTTTGCATCTGCCCTGGGCTGAGCGGATTTTCATGATGGTGGATAGTATGTAAGCGTATGATGTGGAAATCAACAGGAAGCAACTTCCACCTACTGCTCCACTGAGCAGAAAAACCAACACCTCATTAAAATAGGTGTCCATGCAGGCCAATTTGATCAAAGGAGGAATCTCACAGAAGAAGTGGTTGATTTCATTGGGACCACAGAAAGGTAGCCTGGCTATGAAGAACGTATGAAACATTGAGTAGACAAAACCACCTATCCATATAGCAATGGCAGAGCATATACAAGTCCTGTGGTTCATGATGGTTGCATAGTGCAAAGGCTGGCATATTGCCATGTAGCGGTCATAAGCCATCAGGGCAAGAAGAAAAGATTCAGATCCAGCAAAGGAGATGAGAAAGTACAGCTGGGCAATGCaactggagaaggaaagagatttAATCTTGGCAACCAATGTCACTAGCATATTGGGGAGAGTGACAGAAGAGTATGAGATGTCTAAGAGAGACAAGTTGACCAGAAAAAAGTACATAGGAGTGTGGAGAGTTGTATCTGTCCAGATAGCCAAGCAAATGGAGAGGTTGCCAGCCAAGGTCAGCAGGTAGATAATCAGGAAGCTCATGAAGAGTAACGGCTGCATTTCTGGGAAGCTCGAGAGGCCCAGGAGTCTGAATTCTGTCACTGTGCTTTGATTGTCCATGTCTGTCACTTTACCTGCATGCAGGAACAAATAAGGTGAATATACTCAATTGAACACAACATGTGGATAATACAAGATGGTGGAACGGAGAGAAGGTATATGTATGCTAAACATACGCTCCACCATCTCTTCATTTTCAGACCACATTCTGTAGGTCAAAGAACATTTCTGTCTATCAAGCTCTTTCGAACATAATTAAGCCTTAAGCACTAacgtttattattaattattattattattacttctaGATATATTCCCATGTAACAACCTAAATAATAACACTTCATGTTCAATATTTATTCTGGCTGCACAGTCCTAATTTACATCAATCCACCATGGAAATTCAGCAGCTACCCAAAGTTTATATTCTATGTTTCAATTTGTTTCCATCTTAATGACagattctttttaaataaaagtttaaagCTCCTGTTAAAATGGTAACTTCTTATCAGGGCTGGTGGAAATTTTTCTGCCCCCAAAACCGTAAAAGCACATGCTGGAATCCATCTTGATTCAGGACAGAAAGTTCATGCCTAAAGTTAAACAAATGTTTAGATGTTTTCCTCAGTATGGATAGATGAATTCCTGATTCCCCGGGCAACCTGGGCAACAGTGACcctgagatggttgagttcaggatcctcacaaaaggaagaaaaaagactagcaaaatacggaccctggacttcagaaaagcagactttaactcccttagggaactgttGGACAGGATCCCCTGGGTGGCTAATATAAGGGGGAAAGGTGTAcgggaaagctggctgtattttaaagaagcctcatTGAAGGTGCAGGAACAATATgacagatgatttaaaaaaagctgaagtactcagtgctttttttgccttggtcttcacaggcAAGGTCAGCGTCCACACTGTTGTCCTGGGCAATACAGGATGGAGAGGAAGTGAGCagtcctcagtggtgaaagaacagattaaggactatttagaaaagctggacatgtacaagttcatgggtccagatctaatgcatctgagggtgctgagggaattggctgatgtgattgcggAGCCATtgcccattatctttgaaaacttgtggtgatcgggggaggtcctagACAATTGTAAAAGGGCAAATAtcatgcccatctttaaaaaagggaagaaggagaacccaggaaactacagctCATCTCAGtccatggaccagatcctcatggaaaccattttgaagcacttggaggagaggaagatgatcaggaacagtcaacatggattcatcaagagcaagtcatgcctaaccaacctgattgccttctatgatgagaaactggctctgtggatatgaggaAAGAAGTGGACGtgatatagcttgactttagcaaagctttcgaTACAGTCTCctacaatattcttgccagcaagttaaaaaagaatggattggatgaatggactatgagatagatagaaagctggttagattgttgggctcagcgAGTAGTAATGAATGGCTTGAtatctagctggcagccggtatcaagcagaatgccccaggggttggtcctggggccagttttgttcaagatTTTTGTTAATTATCTGGTTGATGGGATGGATTTcagcctcagcaagttcgcagatgacactaagctgggtgaagaggtagatacgctggagggtaggaatagggtccagagtgacctagacaaattgaaggattgggccaaaagaaatctgatgaggttcagcaaggacaagtgcagagtcctacacttagaatggaagaatcccatgcactgctacaggctggggacagactggttaagcagcagttctgcagaaaaggacttgggcatgtgcccttgttgccaagaaggctaacagcatattgggctgcattagtaggagcattgccagcagatcgagggaagtaatTATGCCCCTCTGTTCAGCAGAGGTGAGGCCACGTCTGGAacattgcatccagttttgggccccccacttcagaaaggatgtggacaaattggagagtccaccagagggcaacaaaaatgattagggaattGGGACACATAACTtacgaggaaaggctgagggaaccgagcttgtttagtctgcagaagagaagagtgaggggggatttgatatcagtcttcaactacctgaaagggggttccaaagtggatggagctcagctgttctcagtggtggcagatgacaaacaaggaacaatggtctcaagctgcagtagGAGAGgtcaggttggatattaggaaacactatttcactaggagggtggtgaagcattgttatgggttacctagggatgtgg
This window encodes:
- the LOC123347330 gene encoding olfactory receptor 1019-like, with protein sequence MDNQSTVTEFRLLGLSSFPEMQPLLFMSFLIIYLLTLAGNLSICLAIWTDTTLHTPMYFFLVNLSLLDISYSSVTLPNMLVTLVAKIKSLSFSSCIAQLYFLISFAGSESFLLALMAYDRYMAICQPLHYATIMNHRTCICSAIAIWIGGFVYSMFHTFFIARLPFCGPNEINHFFCEIPPLIKLACMDTYFNEVLVFLLSGAVGGSCFLLISTSYAYILSTIMKIRSAQGRCKTFSTCASHLLTVLLFYGPGFFTYLRPSSSYSMDIGKVVSVFYTVVTPMLNPMIYSLRNKDVQAAFKKAMGRSRK